The sequence below is a genomic window from Planctomycetota bacterium.
TCTTCGATCCCCGCCTGGGGCGGGAGGATCTGGACCGGGAACGGTTCGACGCGATTCAGGTGAAGCTTCTGGCGGACAGTTTCAAGCGGGCCTACCGCGACCGGTTTCACGTGCCCGCGCTGGACGCCGACCAGGTCGCGTCCGCGCTCTCGAGCGGCACGTGGGTGGACAGCCTGGCGATTCCCGCCGGGCTTTCCCTGTACACGGCGCGTTTCGGCATCGACCGCAAGTGGACCTTGGGAGAGCAGGACGTCCGGATCCATTTTCATCTGGAGCGGGCTTCGCGGGTCTACCGCACGTTGACCCAGGACGCGCACCATATGATCGGAAGTCTTTCGATCTATTTCGGAGACTTTCCGATCGGTGTCCTGGTGGCGGCGGACGGGAACGCCGGCCGCGCGGAGATCGGATTCCTGGGAATCGGGACGGATCTTGGGACCGTGTTCGACGTCCTGGCGGGGCGCGAGGCGCACCGGTAGCTCAGAGTGGAGGACCTTCGGCGGCGACGGGATAGGGCCGGCCCGGAAGAACCGTGCGGATCAGGGTGCGGGGCTCGGCGGCGTTCGGAACGGCTTCGCCCAGAGGAAGGATCGGGCGCTCGAGGCCTGCAAGGATCCGAACGAGGACTTCCGGATGGCGGCGCCCTTCGGTTTCGGCGTGGGCGGCATAGCAGGCATAATCGATCTGGAGGCGGGAACGGCGCAGGATGTCCTGGGCGAACGCTTCCGGAGACTGGATTCCCATCGCCTCGTCCAGGGTGGGGAGCGTGACGGGCAACTGGGGGACGGGGAACAGGCGTCCGGCCAGGGTCGGTCGGAAGGGGCGGGTGCCGCGCGCGTCCGAGGCATACCGCAATCCGGCGTTCGCTTCGAGCTCGAGGAGCACGGCGTTCGTTCTCCAGGCGGGGGCCGCGAAGGCCTCGGGGAGACGGCGGAAGATCCGCTCGTAGGCCTCGATCATGCGGAAGAACTCGCGCTGAAGGCGGGACGCGGGGTAGGCGTCCAGTCGGTCCTGCCAGCCCCGGTGGTCCCAGCCGTGGGGGATCACCTCGTGTCCTTCATCCCGGATTTGGCGGAGCAGATCGGGCGCTCCGGCGCCGACCCGGGGAGCGGCCCAGAGGGTTCCGAAGAGCGCGGTCCGCCAGCCATAGGTGGCGTGCGGCTGCTGGCGCAGCAGCCTCCGCGCGAAACCCGGGTGCAGGAGACGCGTCACGGCCAGCCCGGACCGGTCCGGGCCGAGCGTCACGCAGAAGGTGGCGCGGGCGCGGCATCGCCTCAGGAGGTCGAGAAGAACCGGAACCCCCCGGTGGAGTCCCTCGTGCGTGCAGACGTCCACGCGCAGTCGGAGGGGGCTCACCGGCGCGAAGACTCCAGGGCGGCGGAGGTCAATGCGGGGCGGAGGTGCTGCTCCCGGCGGAACCACTCCAGCGTTTCCTTCAGACCGTCGCGGAGGGAGGTTTCCGGCACGACGCCGAGGATCGTTTTCATGCGCGTGATGTCGGGGACGCGCCGGGGGATGTCCTCGTATTTGGGCCCGTAGATTTCCTCCTGCCGGACGAAGCGGAGCCCTTCGTCCGGGCGGCGGCCGGCGAGCTCGAGAAGCGTCGTCGCCAGTTCCAGGATGCTGGTCTCCCGGTCGTCGCCCACGTTGAACACCCCGCCCACGGCTTCCGGCCGGGTGCCGGCGGCCAGCGTGGCGCGGACGGCGTCGCGCACGAACGTGAAGCATCGGGTTTGACGTCCGGTGCCGATGACGGTGAGCGGTTCGCCGCGCAGAAGCTGGCCCAGGAAGATCGTGATGACGCGTCCGACGTCCAGCCGGTCCAGGCGCGGCCCATAGACGTTGAAGTAACGCACCACGGAGACGTCCAGGCCCATTCGACGGAAGGCCCAGCAGTAATGCTCCGCCGCGGCCTTGGAGGTGGAATAGCACCAGCGGTCGGTCTGCGGGGCTCCGAGGACGCGGTCATCTTCCTCTTTCCACGGCACCTTGGGGTTGCGTCCATAGACTTCGCTCGTGGAGGCGAAGACCATGCGGCGGCCGTGCCGGTGGGCCAGGCGCAGAAGGTTGAGCGTCCCCAGTATGTTGACGTTAAGGACGTTGAACGGGTCGTCCACATAGTGTTCGACCCCCACGACCGCCGCCAGGTGATAGACGAGGTCGCATCGCAGGACGAACGCCTCCTGGGCTTCGGCGTCGAGCACGCTGGCTTTGACGTAGTGAAACGCCGGGTTGGACAGGAGATGGCGCACCTTGAGGTTGGGACCCGTATCGACGGCCCAGACTTCGTCCCCGCGGGCGAGGTGTTCTTCGGCCAGGTGCGATCCGATGAATCCGCCGCCGCCGGTGATCAGGACTTTCATGAGAGGTCTCCGAGTTTGAGTCCGGGGTTCAACAGGGGAGCCGCGGAGGGATCGTCGGCGAAGGTGCACCGGTCGATCCGGTACGCTCCGTCTCCGGTCGCCACGACGAAGGGTTCCAGAACGGTTCCCGGAGCGCCCCGGCCGGCGGCGGGTCGGCCTTCCCACACCATGAGCTTGCGGCCGGCCAGGAACGTGAAGGCTCCCGGGAAGGGTTCCGTGACGGCGCGGACCAGACCGTCGATCCGCGCGGTGGGAAGCGTCCAGTCGATCCGCCCGTCTTCGGGCGTGCGGCGCCCGCGGTACGTGGCCCGCCGGGGGTCCTGAGGGAGGCGGGGAGCGGTCCCGGCCTTCAGGAGCGGCCAGACCTCTTCGAGCATCCTGCGGGTTTCGACGACGGCGCGGTCGAAGAGCGTCTTGGCGGTGTCCCGCGGCCCGATGTCCCATCCGCGCTGCGCGACGATGTCGCCCGCGTCGGGTTCGCGGATCATGTAGTGGAGGGTCACTCCCGTGCGCGGCTCCCCTTCGACCAGCGCCCAGTTCAGGGGAGCCCGCCCGCGCAGTCGGGGCAGGAGCGATCCGTGCAGGTTGAGCGCCCCCCGTCGCGCGCGGCGCAGGACCTCGGGAGGCAGGAGCCGGCGGTAGTAGAAGGAGAAGATGAAATCCGGCTGAACCCGCGTCGCCAGGTCCCTCAACCCGCGGCGGCCCAGTCGTTCGCCGAAGTGCACGGGAAGTCCGGCGGCGACGGCGCGCTCCGCCAGCGAGCGGAACCATCGGCGCTCGGCGGGATCGTCTTCGTGAGTCACCACCGCGGCGATGTCCTCTCCCCGGTCGAGGAAGAATTCCAGTCCGGTGCAGCCCATTTCGCCGTATCCGAAAAAAAGGATCCTCACCGTCATCCGGCCTCTCCCCCGCCCTGCACGCGTCGTATGACGTAGCGCGGTCGCCGGCGGACCTCCGCGTAGATCCGGCCCACGTATTCCCCCAGGACCCCCAGAGCGACGAAGAGCATTCCCGTCATGAGGAAGAGGAGGGCGAAGAGCGTGAAGACGCCGAACTGGGCCCACTCCGGGCCGTGAACGATCCTGAGGACCAGAAGCAGGATGCCGAGGGAGACGGCCCCGAGGGCCACCGCGATGCCGAAGAACGTCATCGCCCTCAGAGGAACGAGACTGAATCCGGTCAAAAGATCGAACAGAAGATTGACGAGTCGCAGCGGTCCGTATTTGGTCTTTCCGCTCCGGCGCGGGGCGTGGTCGACCTCCACTTCGACCGTGCGGCGGGCCCACGTGTTGGCCAGAAGGGGCACGAAAGTGGAGACTTCGCCGCACCGGAGGATCGCGTCCACGACCCGGCGGCCGTAGACCCGGAGCATGCACCCGTAATCGCTCATCGTCCCGCCCGCCAGACGGTTGACCAGGCGCGAGGCCAGACGGCGAAAAAAGGGATCCCTCCGGTTCCGCCGCCGGGTTCCCACCACGTCGTATCCTTCCTCCGCCTTGGCCAGGAGGCCGGGGATCTCCTCCGGCGGATTCTGCAGATCGGCGTCGATTGTCACGATCCAGCGGCCTTTCGCAGCTTCGAATCCCGCGCAGACGGCCGCATGCTGGCCGAAGTTGCGCGCCAGCTCGACCAGGCGCACGCGGGGATCGGATCCCGCCCGGCCGGCGAGCCAGACGGCCGATCCGTCGGAGCTCCCGTCGTCGACGTAGACGATTTCCCAGGCGCGGCCGGTGCGCTCCAGGGATCGCGTGAGCCGTTCGTGGAGCTCGGGAAGATTGCCTTCCTCATTGAACACGGGGACGACGACCGTGATCTCGGGCTCAGGGCGGGTCGCCGCGGAGGGTCCGTCGGACGGCGGCGATGACGTCCTCGACGTCTCCATCGGACATCTCCGGAAAAAGGGGAAGCGAGACGATCCGTTCCCCGACCGCTTCGGCGCAGGGCAGGGACGGGGCCTCCGAGCGGTAGAGGGTCAGTCGGTGCACGGGCTCGAAATGAAGGCCGCAGCCGATGTTCTCCTGCCTCATCCGATCGAGGAACCGGTCGCGGCGCTCGACCAGGACGGGGAAAAGATGGCGGGCATGGCGGTGGGGATACGAGGGATCGCGGGGCAGGGTGAGGCCGGGCAGATCGGCGAGGCCCTCCCGGTAGCGCTCGGCGATGGCGCGCCGGCGGCTCAGGAAGCGGTCGAGCTTTTCGAGCTGGCGCAGGCCGATTCCCGCCGCCAGGTCCGTCAGGTTGTATTTGAAGCCGGGCAGAAGGGCGTCGTAGCGCAGCGCGGCCCCCGCTCCATAAGCCTTCCAGGCGTCCCGGGAAATGCCGTGGAATCGGAAAAGGCGGGCCCGTCGGGCCTGATCGGCGTCGTGGGTGACGAGCATGCCTCCTTCCCCCGTCGTGATGTTCTTGATGGGGTGGAAGCTGAAAACCGACAGTCCCGGGCGGGCGCCCACGGGAAGCCCGCGATATTCGGTTCCCACGGCGTGGGCGGCGTCTTCGACGAGGGCGACCCCGGGTCCGGCGGCTTCCCGAAGGGCGTCCAGATCCGCCGGGGCTCCGGCGAAATGGACCGCGACGACGGCCCGCGTGCGGTTCGTCCGGCGCCGGGCGACGTCGGCGGGATCGATCTGGAGCGTTTCCGGGTCGATGTCCGCGAAGACGATGCGGGCGCCGAGGACGCGCGCCATGGTGGCCGTCGAAGGCCACGTCAGGGAAGGACAGATGACTTCGTCTCCCGGCTTCAGATCGAGGAGCCAGTAGGCCGCGTGGAGGGCGGCCGTTCCGGAGGAGAAAGCCACCGCGTGGGGGGCTCCGATCCGGCGGGCGAACTCCTGTTCGAAGCGCTCGACCCGTGGACCGCTCGTGATCCATCCGGAACGGAGGCACTCCACGACTTCGCAGATTTCCTCCTCGCCGAGAGACGGGCGGGAGAAGGGCAGAAAATCACGTCGGGGCGGACGTGCGGGGCGCGCCGAATCGGAGGCCATACCCGTCAGATTAAGGGAGGCGGCTTCGGGCCGGATGAAGGCGGGA
It includes:
- a CDS encoding formyltransferase family protein — its product is MTVRILFFGYGEMGCTGLEFFLDRGEDIAAVVTHEDDPAERRWFRSLAERAVAAGLPVHFGERLGRRGLRDLATRVQPDFIFSFYYRRLLPPEVLRRARRGALNLHGSLLPRLRGRAPLNWALVEGEPRTGVTLHYMIREPDAGDIVAQRGWDIGPRDTAKTLFDRAVVETRRMLEEVWPLLKAGTAPRLPQDPRRATYRGRRTPEDGRIDWTLPTARIDGLVRAVTEPFPGAFTFLAGRKLMVWEGRPAAGRGAPGTVLEPFVVATGDGAYRIDRCTFADDPSAAPLLNPGLKLGDLS
- a CDS encoding aminotransferase class I/II-fold pyridoxal phosphate-dependent enzyme — translated: MASDSARPARPPRRDFLPFSRPSLGEEEICEVVECLRSGWITSGPRVERFEQEFARRIGAPHAVAFSSGTAALHAAYWLLDLKPGDEVICPSLTWPSTATMARVLGARIVFADIDPETLQIDPADVARRRTNRTRAVVAVHFAGAPADLDALREAAGPGVALVEDAAHAVGTEYRGLPVGARPGLSVFSFHPIKNITTGEGGMLVTHDADQARRARLFRFHGISRDAWKAYGAGAALRYDALLPGFKYNLTDLAAGIGLRQLEKLDRFLSRRRAIAERYREGLADLPGLTLPRDPSYPHRHARHLFPVLVERRDRFLDRMRQENIGCGLHFEPVHRLTLYRSEAPSLPCAEAVGERIVSLPLFPEMSDGDVEDVIAAVRRTLRGDPP
- a CDS encoding polysaccharide deacetylase family protein translates to MSPLRLRVDVCTHEGLHRGVPVLLDLLRRCRARATFCVTLGPDRSGLAVTRLLHPGFARRLLRQQPHATYGWRTALFGTLWAAPRVGAGAPDLLRQIRDEGHEVIPHGWDHRGWQDRLDAYPASRLQREFFRMIEAYERIFRRLPEAFAAPAWRTNAVLLELEANAGLRYASDARGTRPFRPTLAGRLFPVPQLPVTLPTLDEAMGIQSPEAFAQDILRRSRLQIDYACYAAHAETEGRRHPEVLVRILAGLERPILPLGEAVPNAAEPRTLIRTVLPGRPYPVAAEGPPL
- a CDS encoding glycosyltransferase; amino-acid sequence: METSRTSSPPSDGPSAATRPEPEITVVVPVFNEEGNLPELHERLTRSLERTGRAWEIVYVDDGSSDGSAVWLAGRAGSDPRVRLVELARNFGQHAAVCAGFEAAKGRWIVTIDADLQNPPEEIPGLLAKAEEGYDVVGTRRRNRRDPFFRRLASRLVNRLAGGTMSDYGCMLRVYGRRVVDAILRCGEVSTFVPLLANTWARRTVEVEVDHAPRRSGKTKYGPLRLVNLLFDLLTGFSLVPLRAMTFFGIAVALGAVSLGILLLVLRIVHGPEWAQFGVFTLFALLFLMTGMLFVALGVLGEYVGRIYAEVRRRPRYVIRRVQGGGEAG
- a CDS encoding NAD-dependent epimerase/dehydratase family protein, which produces MKVLITGGGGFIGSHLAEEHLARGDEVWAVDTGPNLKVRHLLSNPAFHYVKASVLDAEAQEAFVLRCDLVYHLAAVVGVEHYVDDPFNVLNVNILGTLNLLRLAHRHGRRMVFASTSEVYGRNPKVPWKEEDDRVLGAPQTDRWCYSTSKAAAEHYCWAFRRMGLDVSVVRYFNVYGPRLDRLDVGRVITIFLGQLLRGEPLTVIGTGRQTRCFTFVRDAVRATLAAGTRPEAVGGVFNVGDDRETSILELATTLLELAGRRPDEGLRFVRQEEIYGPKYEDIPRRVPDITRMKTILGVVPETSLRDGLKETLEWFRREQHLRPALTSAALESSRR